In Solanum pennellii chromosome 3, SPENNV200, a single window of DNA contains:
- the LOC114076530 gene encoding uncharacterized protein LOC114076530: protein MQKSIAESEDQIEKRIAKEITRQILAVHQRLDAFELRVLARPAPTIDLTTLQAAVASLRADVDAILDAWVPKTEATHAESADDMVFAALFQTTAAPPPPPREHAKRHRTREGDEACARKRERTEFEVARRSSLMDEEAQRMRDHELAAMASSSRIFDVERSTTEGVDIAEDTNDGVPTTEGVGSR, encoded by the coding sequence atgcagaagtccaTTGCTGAGTCGGAGGATCAGATCGAGAAGAGGATTGCCAAGGAGATTACGAGGCAGATTCTTGCAGTCCACCAGCGCCTAGATGCCTTCGAGTTGAGAGTTCTCGCCCGGCCAGCCCCTACTATTGACTTGACGACTCTCCAGGCTGCTGTGGCGAGTCTGAGGGCTGATGTGGATGCCATTCTTGATGCGTGGGTACCTAAGACTGAGGCCACACATGCAGAGTCTGCTGACGATATGGTGTTTGCTGCACTGTTCCAGACCACCGCTGCGCCACCCCCTCCACCACgtgagcatgccaagaggcaccgGACCAGAGAGGGTGATGAGGCTTGTGCTAGGAAGAGAGAGCGTACCGAGTTTGAGGTTGCGAGGAGATCCTCGTTGATGGATGAGGAGGCCCAGCGGATGAGGGATCATGAGTTGGCTGCTATGGCATCTAGCTCAAGGATTTTTGATGTTGAGAGgagcactactgagggtgttgACATTGCTGAGGACACTAATGATGGTGTCCCTACTACTGAGGGAGTGGGTTCAAGGTAA